From Arachis stenosperma cultivar V10309 chromosome 2, arast.V10309.gnm1.PFL2, whole genome shotgun sequence, one genomic window encodes:
- the LOC130961254 gene encoding DEAD-box ATP-dependent RNA helicase 37-like, translated as MRTSWADSADNSATRSSNTHAQSNRAAYVPPHLRNRQMTSEPPVPSNSAAALPANDRSSYGGPTASSYGGSSFNKPDFGRQGYGSGFQTGGGGGGAWNNNRGGGRDRGRREANPFENDDAADQSIGEQENTGINFDAYDDIPVETSGENVPPPVNTFAEIDLGETLNQNIKRCKYVKPTPVQRYAIPISLAGRDLMACAQTGSGKTAAFCFPIISGIMREPFVQRPRVGRTAYPLALILSPTRELSCQIHDEAKKFSYQTGVKVVVAYGGAPINQQLRELERGVDILVATPGRLVDLLERARVSLQMIRYLALDEADRMLDMGFEPQIRKIVEQMDMPPPGMRQTLLFSATFPKEIQRLASDFLSSYVFLAVGRVGSSTDLIAQRVEYVLESDKRSHLMDLLHAQRETGIDGKQGLTLVFVETKKGADALEHCLCVNGFPATSIHGDRTQQERELALRSFKSGNTPILVATDVAARGLDIPRVAHVVNFDLPNDIDDYVHRIGRTGRAGKMGLATAFFNESNLSLAKPLADLMQEANQEVPAWLTRYAAKASYGGGNRNRRTGGSRFGGRDFRREGSFNKGTDYYGGGGTGGHGVPGSYGGGYGQGVTSAWD; from the exons ATGAGAACTTCTTGGGCAGATTCTGCTGACAATTCAGCCACTCGTTCTTCCAATACCCATGCGCAGTCTAACCGGGCTGCATATGTTCCGCCTCATCTTCGCAACCGGCAAATGACTTCTGAGCCTCCTGTACCATCGAATTCAGCAGCTGCTTTGCCAGCTAATGATCGGTCGAGTTATGGTGGTCCAACTGCTTCTTCTTATGGGGGAAGTTCCTTTAATAAGCCTGATTTCGGGCGGCAAGGATATGGCTCTGGTTTTCAGAccggtggtggtggtggtggtgccTGGAACAACAATAGAGGAGGAGGGAGGGACCGTGGAAGGCGCGAGGCGAACCCTTTTGAGAATGACGACGCTGCGGATCAGTCAATTGGTGAGCAGGAAAACACAGGGATTAACTTTGATGCCTATGATGATATCCCTGTGGAGACTAGCGGAGAAAATGTGCCTCCACCTGTGAATACATTTGCAGAGATTGACTTGGGAGAGACATTGAATCAGAATATAAAGCGCTGCAAGTATGTGAAGCCAACTCCGGTACAGAGGTATGCCATACCGATATCTCTTGCTGGACGAGATTTGATGGCTTGTGCTCAGACAGGGTCAGGAAAAACTGCTGCCTTTTGCTTCCCTATTATAAGTGGAATAATGAGGGAGCCATTTGTTCAAAGACCCCGTGTAGGACGAACTGCTTACCCACTGGCACTTATCCTCTCCCCCACTAGGGAGCTTTCGTGCCAG ATACATGATGAGGCCAAAAAATTTTCTTACCAGACTGGTGTCAAGGTTGTAGTTGCTTATGGAGGAGCACCAATCAACCAACAG CTGCGGGAGCTTGAGAGAGGAGTTGATATTCTGGTTGCAACTCCGGGGCGATTGGTAGATTTGCTTGAGAGGGCTAGGGTATCGCTGCAGatgataagatatttggctctCGATGAGGCAGATCGTATGCTGGATATGGGTTTTGAGCCTCAAATAAGAAAGATTGTTGAACAAATGGACATGCCCCCACCTGGCATGAGGCAGACACTGCTCTTCAGTGCGACATTTCCAAAAGAGATACAG CGACTTGCATCGGATTTTCTTTCAAGCTATGTGTTTCTGGCTGTTGGAAGGGTTGGTTCAAGTACCGACTTAATCGCTCAGAGAGTAGAATATGTGCTTGAGTCAGACAAGAGAAGCCACCTCATGGACCTTCTTCATGCTCAGAGAGAAACTGGTATTGATGGCAAG CAAGGTCTGACATTAGTTTTTGTGGAAACAAAGAAAGGAGCTGATGCACTTGAACACTGCTTGTGTGTCAATGGATTTCCTGCAACTAGCATTCATGGTGACAGAACACAACAA GAAAGAGAACTAGCATTGAGATCATTCAAGAGCGGAAACACACCAATTTTAGTGGCAACGGATGTTGCAGCTCGTGGTCTTGATATTCCAAGGGTGGCACATGTGGTAAACTTCGATCTTCCCAATGACATCGATGATTATGTGCATCGGATAGGAAGAACCGGTCGAGCTGGTAAAATGGGGTTGGCCACAGCCTTCTTCAATGAGAGTAATTTGTCCCTGGCTAAACCATTGGCTGATCTGATGCAAGAGGCGAATCAAGAAGTACCTGCTTGGCTCACACGTTATGCAGCTAAGGCTTCTTACGGCGGTGGCAACAGAAACAGGCGCACAGGTGGATCCCGTTTCGGCGGCCGCGATTTCAGGAGGGAGGGCTCGTTCAACAAAGGAACAGATTACTATGGAGGAGGAGGAACTGGTGGGCATGGGGTTCCGGGCAGTTATGGCGGAGGATATGGTCAAGGCGTGACAAGTGCTTGGGATTAA
- the LOC130961568 gene encoding endoglucanase 17-like, which yields MAFFVSSITTLFSLFTITCISIVILPHCDALPLHYNHHPLLHPHHHHPHIASHNYRDALTKSIMFFEGQRSGKLPPNQRMSWRRDSGLYDGSALHVDLVGGYYDAGDNVKFGFPMAFTITMLSWSVLEFGGLMKGELQNAREAIRWGTDYLLKATAYPNTIFVQVGDAKKDHACWERPEDMDTPRSVFKIDANNPGSEVAAETAAALAAASLVFRRSDPMYSKILARRAIKVFQFADKYRGSYSNALKPVVCPYYCSYSGYQDELLWGAAWLHKATKNPMYLNYIQVNGQILGAAEYDNTFGWDNKHVGARILLSKEFLVQKEQSLHDYKGHADNFVCSLIPGSSSAEYTPGGLLFKMSDSNMQYVTSTSFLLLAYAKYLTSSHTLVNCGGTTVTPNMLRRIAKKQVDYLLGDNPLKMSYMVGYGPRYPQRIHHRGSSLPSIAVHPGKIQCSAGFTVMNSQSPNPNILVGAIVGGPDLHDRFPDQRSDYEQSEPATYMNAPLVGTLAYLAHSFGQL from the exons ATggctttctttgtttcttccaTCACTACTTTGTTCTCTCTTTTCACCATCACTTGTATTTCCATTGTTATTCTTCCACATTGTGATGCTTTGCCATTACATTACAATCACCACCCTTTGTTGCACCCTCACCACCATCACCCTCACATTGCTAGTCACAATTACAGAGATGCCCTCACAAAATCTATAATGTTCTTTGAAGGCCAGAGGTCTGGTAAACTTCCTCCTAACCAGAGAATGTCTTGGAGGAGAGATTCTGGTCTCTATGATGGCTCAGCTCTTCAT GTTGATTTGGTTGGAGGGTACTATGATGCTGGGGACAATGTGAAGTTTGGATTTCCGATGGCATTCACCATAACCATGTTGTCatggagtgttcttgagtttGGTGGACTAATGAAAGGAGAGTTGCAGAATGCAAGAGAAGCAATTCGTTGGGGCACTGATTATCTTCTCAAAGCTACTGCATATCCAAACACCATTTTTGTTCAG GTGGGAGATGCTAAGAAGGACCATGCTTGTTGGGAGAGACCAGAGGACATGGACACACCAAGAAGTGTGTTCAAGATTGATGCAAACAACCCTGGTTCAGAAGTTGCTGCTGAAACTGCTGCAGCTCTTGCAGCAGCTTCCCTTGTTTTCAGAAGAAGTGACCCCATGTACTCCAAGATTTTGGCCAGAAGGGCCATTAAG GTCTTCCAGTTTGCTGATAAATATAGAGGATCATACAGCAATGCATTGAAGCCTGTTGTGTGCCCCTATTATTGCTCTTACTCTGGTTATCAG GATGAGTTGTTGTGGGGTGCTGCTTGGTTGCACAAGGCCACCAAGAATCCAATGTATCTTAACTACATTCAAGTCAATGGTCAGATCCTTGGTGCTGCAGAGTATGATAACACTTTTGGGTGGGATAACAAGCATGTTGGGGCAAGGATACTTCTTTCCAAG GAATTTCTTGTCCAAAAGGAGCAATCACTCCATGACTACAAGGGCCATGCAGACAATTTTGTTTGTTCCTTAATCCCTGGGTCCTCTTCTGCTGAATATACCCCAG GTGGACTATTGTTCAAAATGAGTGATAGCAACATGCAATATGTGACATCTACCTCTTTCTTACTGTTAGCATATGCCAAATACTTGACTTCTTCACATACACTTGTTAACTGTGGTGGAACCACAGTAACACCAAACATGCTGAGAAGAATTGCCAAGAAACAG GTGGATTACTTGCTAGGAGATAACCCTTTGAAGATGTCCTACATGGTAGGGTATGGTCCAAGGTACCCTCAAAGGATACACCACAGAGGCTCATCTCTACCCTCCATTGCAGTTCACCCTGGGAAGATCCAATGTTCAGCAGGGTTCACTGTGATGAACTCACAATCCCCTAATCCTAACATTCTTGTAGGAGCTATTGTTGGTGGACCTGATCTTCATGATAGGTTCCCTGATCAACGGTCAGATTATGAACAATCTGAGCCAGCTACTTATATGAATGCACCACTTGTTGGAACACTAGCTTATCTTGCACACTCATTTGGTCAACTCTAG
- the LOC130961505 gene encoding F-box protein At3g58530-like produces MEETETETEIEEGKDAIWCRETVPQVMKLVCSSLPLTLSQTDLISLLLVSPWLNRTLLSSQPLWQSLSFRESNNAGNRLIAALSLPRYRHVKKIDLEFARDVEDSHLILIKQKCFESLQCLESLNLNGCQKISDTGIEAITSCCPQLKIFSIYWNVRVTDTGLKQTVQNCKYIVDLNISGCKNISDRGLQCVAENYPELVSLNLTRCIKITDDGLKQLLHKCLSLQSLNLYALSSFTDEAYKKICLLEHLKFLDLCGAQNLSDEGLSYISKSKNLASLNLTWCVRVTDKGVISIAQNCTSLEFLSLFGITGVTDKCLEELSKSCSDKITTLDVNGCIGIKRRSREELLRLFPNLKCFKVHS; encoded by the exons ATGGAGGAAACAGAAACGGAAACAGAGATTGAAGAAGGAAAGGATGCAATTTGGTGCAGAGAAACAGTTCCACAGGTTATGAAGCTTGTTTGTTCATCGCTGCCTCTCACTCTCTCTCAGACTGACCTCATCTCTCTCCTCCTCGTCAGTCCATGGCTCAATCGCACCCTTCTCTCTTCTCAACCTCTTTGGCAG TCACTCAGTTTTCGAGAGTCGAATAATGCTGGGAATCGCCTTATTGCTGCTCTTTCTCTG CCTAGATATCGCCATGTAAAGAAGATTGACCTAGAATTTGCACGAGACGTTGAAGACTCGCATCTCATCCTTATTAAGCAAAAG TGCTTTGAATCTCTTCAATGCTTGGAGTCTTTAAATCTCAATGGCTGCCAAAAAATCTCAGATACAGGAATTGAAGCAATAACCAGTTGCTGCCCTCAGCTGAAAATCTTTTCCATCTACTGGAATGTGAG GGTGACAGATACAGGACTGAAACAAACAGTTCAGAACTGCAAATACATAGTTGATTTGAACATAAGTGGCTGTAAG AATATATCAGACCGTGGCTTACAATGTGTTGCTGAGAATTATCCAGAACTAGTGTCACTGAATCTGACTAG GTGCATCAAGATAACAGATGATGGGTTGAAGCAATTATTGCACAAATGCCTATCTCTTCAGAGTTTAAATCTCTATGCATTGTCTAG TTTCACAGATGAAGCTTACAAGAAAATATGCCTTCTGGAGCATCTCAAGTTTTTGGATCTCTGTGGTGCACAG AATCTTTCAGATGAAGGACTTTCCTATATTTCTAAGTCCAAGAACCTTGCATCTCTGAATCTGACATG GTGTGTCCGAGTGACTGATAAAGGAGTTATATCCATTGCACAAAACTGTACCTCTCTTGAATTTCTAAG CTTGTTTGGAATAACTGGTGTGACTGATAAATGCCTGGAGGAACTCTCAAAGTCATGTTCTGACAAAATTACAACTCTTGATGTGAATGGATGTATAGGAATCAAG AGACGGAGCCGCGAAGAATTGCTACGGTTATTTCCAAACTTGAAATGCTTTAAGGTGCATAGTTGA